gaatgcattgaaatagtttgcttgattttctcaattttataaaaaaaaacagtcccctggcaaacagtcccctgtcatgttatatagcaaaatatatacaaatatcgaaaaagcaaattttaaatcagctgtttatttattatgattaattaagctgatagtttagtagctcttgttaatttttttaacttcccgctaagaaaattgaaaattttcaaaaatcgggaagttattggttttaccccgtttttcgaaaatcgagttttcatcagatctcgacgttttgagatcctaggaagctttcctgactattcccgcgagggtgtcactatgtctgtatgtatgtgtgtgtgtgtgtgtgtgtgtgtgtgtgtgtgtgtgtgtgtgtgtgtgtgtgtgtgtgtgtgtgtaagtatgtaaacctcttataacttttgaacggttgaaccgattttattgcggttggtgccattcgaaagggcttcgccaaacttagatttcctgttcatttgaaccgattcggaccgatagattttgagaaatttggagaaatataaaaaaaagtaggaaaaaaaatttttttttgaagtggtttttttgggataacttttaaacggctcaaccgattgattccaaaaactaatcagctctcaaccttgaaaaaccacgtcgatcgccgccaatccggtcaaaatcggttgattcgttcgagagatatcgtgaacgaaagaaaaccgaaaaaagtgttttttcagagttactccgaaatttctagtttgaccaattgaaacttagaaattatttataaggcttaaaaaactacgtagaatgccgccaaccgcgtaaaaatcggttcattcattcaaaagttattgcggtatgaacattcaaaaaatagtattctatgaaacttctatcagacttttgagctcaaagagctcaaaagcatagaaaaggtatctttttgagctcggagagcttaaaaaaacacatagattgtacttttgagctcgaagagctcaaaaaagcggccaggtattaacggaattagcgggaagttgcagggatggcctttagggtcaaccgttttcctaattttttctaataagatcaaaaataatttggtcggacaattttgtacagatttaagacgtccttacagagaatcacccatatataaatatatgaaaaattgatgtgggtactcaaatgaaaggtctcgatgagtgtaatgtcggggtgagcttatatctttaaaaatgtcaataaggTAATATGAGTGCACttatatcaagtcaaataatttgtcaggcgcataaaatatatttcaataacaattattttgtttaacatagtaaataataacattaaaaataatctttctaGAACGTCCGTGTGTCTGTGTTTATGGATCCGTATATGTGGCAGGGAAATTGCTCGAAGAAATAATCgtaccggaataatttttttttatcatctaaaGTAACACACTAAGGactttctcaattaatatgaccgttcaattcactgtcgtttaattattatttataaaaaactaagatACGActgtgtatttgtatatctatacatacattttataatagtattttttttcctcaccttAGAATTATGCGCCACTAAACCATAGcagagttttctgttttttattattttgttttttgtattttattttaatcaattttattgtgaaaaataatattatgaggcgtgcacttttagATTCCCTAATCTTACcttctttataattaaaaattatcaagctTATAAATTCTACACTTaacttattaatataatattttatttttcagtccGATAATAACAATGACAGTATACTCAATGGAAAAAGACGATGACGGAAGTGAACTACCAGCCTGTTCAACATCTGTAAAGTCAATATGGCCAATgatatttttcttaacaacaataataatattttttataattccatTAGTGATACTGGTAGTGCTGTACACAGTGATCGCGAGACATTTAATGAAGAACCCAGCGATAACGCGAGGCCCAGCTAATAATTTGCTAAAGTACCGGAAGCAAGTGGTACTGATGCTGGGAACAGTTGTAATTAGTTTTTTCATTTGCTTATTGCCCTTTCGTGCGTTTACACTCTGGGTAATAGTGTCGCCGCTGACAGCAATAATAAATCTCGGCGTCGATGGGTACTTTATATTACTGTACATAAGCCGCGTAATGCTCTACCTTAATTCAGCGATAAATCCACTTCTGTATAATTTGATGTCGACGAAATTTCGCGAGGGATTTCTACGATTGTGCGGACTGTCGCGCAAACAGAGCAAAGACATTCCAACATCTGGACGCACTGGCACAACCACCAGCAGTAATCACTCGGATTTCTGGCGCAGACAGAGCAACTCTAGTAAAAGCTGCAGTGTTAAGGTCTCCAATGCCAGCACTGATAATAATAAGccttttaatttaacaattattaccAATCCTAATAATGCGAACAAGAATGATAAAGTtagttttgtttaaataaGATAATATTATTTCCAGTTGCGTGAAATTAGtggattaaaataataactagaAGGGGTTATAGACTGATAAAAAACTAtcgattcaagaaaaatattcttactccaagaaaattattttgaagagaacTAGTTGTCTTACTTCAAGAAATTCTTGTCTTGAATTCATATTTCTCGCACGGAAAAaggtaaactgtaataaataacagccgattta
The sequence above is drawn from the Cotesia glomerata isolate CgM1 linkage group LG4, MPM_Cglom_v2.3, whole genome shotgun sequence genome and encodes:
- the LOC123262886 gene encoding growth hormone secretagogue receptor type 1-like isoform X1 is translated as MLTTVSVPAFELNSSFYTTAFGSSSTLEGFSVSVIEPDNSTAASTPYMLPEYIRATSMVVCITVMVLGIIGNLMVPLVVFRGKDMRNSTNIFLVNLSAADLCVLLICAPTVLVEVNSGPQVWPLGEHMCKAVPFVELTVAHASVLTILAISFERYYAICEPLRAGYICTKARATFLCFLAWVFAAVCTSPIITMTVYSMEKDDDGSELPACSTSVKSIWPMIFFLTTIIIFFIIPLVILVVLYTVIARHLMKNPAITRGPANNLLKYRKQVVLMLGTVVISFFICLLPFRAFTLWVIVSPLTAIINLGVDGYFILLYISRVMLYLNSAINPLLYNLMSTKFREGFLRLCGLSRKQSKDIPTSGRTGTTTSSNHSDFWRRQSNSSKSCSVKVSNASTDNNKPFNLTIITNPNNANKNDKVSFV